In a genomic window of Lacrimispora sp. BS-2:
- a CDS encoding carbohydrate ABC transporter permease, protein MKMSMKSKVIIYTLLTAVAVYFLAPFIYMFFTAFKTEAEAIAYPPRLFPSKWLFENFKNAWQSQPFGTYLKNSIIITVMTTAGQIISCSLVAYGFARFEFKGKNLLFMILLSTMMIPWDVTMIPQYMEFNLFGWINTLKPLIVPAWFGSAYYIFLMRQFLMGVPKDFEEAARIDGANAFQIYWKIFMPILKPSLILVGVLNMITVWNDYLGPLIFLHDRSKYTLALGLATFKGIHSTRIIPMLCITIIMIIPPIIIFIIAQKYIVEGTSGSIK, encoded by the coding sequence ATGAAGATGTCCATGAAATCAAAAGTTATTATCTATACCCTGCTGACTGCTGTTGCAGTTTACTTTCTTGCACCTTTTATTTATATGTTCTTTACTGCCTTTAAGACAGAAGCAGAAGCCATTGCTTATCCGCCCCGGCTATTTCCTTCCAAATGGCTGTTTGAGAATTTTAAAAATGCATGGCAATCACAGCCTTTTGGCACATATTTAAAAAATTCTATTATCATTACGGTTATGACAACTGCAGGACAGATCATTTCCTGTTCTCTGGTGGCATATGGTTTTGCAAGGTTTGAATTTAAGGGAAAAAACCTGTTATTTATGATTTTGCTTTCAACGATGATGATTCCATGGGATGTTACCATGATTCCTCAATATATGGAATTTAATTTATTTGGCTGGATTAATACGTTAAAGCCGCTGATTGTGCCGGCATGGTTTGGCTCTGCCTACTATATTTTCTTAATGAGGCAATTCTTAATGGGGGTTCCCAAGGATTTTGAAGAGGCGGCGCGAATTGACGGTGCCAATGCATTTCAGATTTATTGGAAAATTTTCATGCCAATCTTAAAACCCTCCCTCATTCTGGTAGGTGTCTTAAATATGATTACGGTGTGGAATGATTATCTGGGACCATTGATCTTCCTTCATGACAGAAGTAAATATACACTTGCTTTAGGACTTGCAACCTTTAAAGGAATTCACAGCACACGGATTATCCCTATGCTTTGTATTACGATCATTATGATTATACCGCCAATTATTATATTCATTATTGCGCAAAAGTATATTGTAGAAGGGACAAGTGGTTCTATTAAATAG
- a CDS encoding sugar ABC transporter permease has product MKQKKFIRNATPYFFITPWIIGFLVFTIGPLILSLGMSFFDWPLTSDPVFKGFGNYTEMFTKDTQFWKSLTISLKYAAIFVPLNMAIALFLAMLITQPVNGVKIYRTIFYIPAVISGVAVSIIWGWILNGDYGVLNYLLSLLGITGPRWLVDPAWALFAVILASAFGVGTMMLIFYTDIKNIPIDLYEASSLDGASPAKQFFCITLPIITPTILFNLITSVISSFQQVTLVMLLTGGGPLKSTYFYGLYTYNNAFKHHKLGYASANAWVMFIIILILTALIFKSSSTWVFYETEAKNGKKKKGGKK; this is encoded by the coding sequence ATGAAGCAAAAAAAGTTTATAAGGAATGCAACTCCGTATTTCTTCATTACTCCGTGGATTATTGGGTTTTTAGTATTTACAATCGGACCGCTTATTCTGTCCCTGGGCATGAGCTTTTTTGACTGGCCATTGACGTCTGATCCGGTATTTAAGGGGTTTGGCAATTATACTGAGATGTTCACAAAAGATACTCAGTTCTGGAAGTCCCTGACAATCAGCCTTAAGTATGCGGCGATTTTTGTACCGTTAAATATGGCAATTGCGCTCTTTCTTGCTATGTTGATCACACAACCGGTAAACGGCGTAAAAATATACCGTACGATTTTCTATATACCGGCAGTTATTTCCGGTGTGGCAGTATCGATTATCTGGGGCTGGATTTTAAACGGGGACTATGGGGTATTGAATTATTTATTATCCTTACTGGGGATTACAGGCCCCAGGTGGCTGGTAGATCCTGCCTGGGCACTGTTTGCAGTAATTTTGGCCAGTGCTTTTGGTGTAGGAACCATGATGCTTATTTTTTACACGGATATTAAGAATATCCCCATTGATTTATATGAAGCATCATCCTTAGATGGAGCCAGTCCTGCAAAACAGTTTTTCTGCATTACGCTGCCGATTATTACACCAACAATTTTATTTAATTTAATTACTTCTGTCATCAGTTCCTTCCAGCAGGTGACGCTGGTAATGCTGCTGACCGGAGGAGGTCCGTTAAAATCCACCTATTTCTATGGGCTGTATACTTATAACAATGCGTTTAAACACCATAAGCTGGGTTATGCAAGCGCCAATGCATGGGTGATGTTTATTATTATCTTAATTCTGACGGCATTGATCTTCAAGTCTTCTTCTACATGGGTATTCTATGAAACGGAAGCAAAGAATGGTAAGAAGAAAAAGGGAGGGAAAAAATAA
- a CDS encoding sugar ABC transporter substrate-binding protein, whose product MKRKLAVLCMLSLTAVTVLSGCGGSKTNQDTAKDGKTKIRFASWDVAEDVDRQQELVDKFNLAHDDIEVTLEAYGQDFDTKISAGMGSGDTPDVMYMWNYPSYYQGLEPLGSFIEKEGESYKANFYDTLWNYNSMDGQIYGIPIGFTTHTLFYNKDLFQEAGISEPTNDWTWDDLQQAAKTISEKTSAKGFAFPMKPDPYDFEMYLWSNGAAYCDKEGNLEGNINSKESEEVFQMFQDMEKEGYAVATEKSGTDEFRSGAVAMYVYGAWSINSLKEDGLNYGVVAIPAFANAGKDSVSILSSSGISISKDSKNKEAAWEFVKFWTNEESNKARIGLELPVLSSVVESEKIMDQPEYAPFYLMLEQSTGYTSASFIIKEWSELSEKLSLSFEEVFNPSSLQSVPDVLNSAAQK is encoded by the coding sequence ATGAAAAGAAAGTTGGCAGTATTGTGTATGTTATCACTGACAGCAGTAACTGTATTAAGTGGATGTGGCGGAAGCAAAACCAATCAGGATACAGCAAAAGACGGAAAAACAAAAATTCGTTTTGCGTCCTGGGATGTGGCGGAAGATGTAGACCGCCAGCAGGAACTGGTAGATAAGTTTAATTTGGCACATGATGATATTGAAGTAACTCTGGAAGCCTATGGACAAGATTTTGATACAAAAATCAGTGCAGGCATGGGATCCGGGGATACTCCCGATGTAATGTATATGTGGAATTATCCGTCATATTATCAGGGGTTAGAACCGTTAGGCAGCTTTATTGAAAAAGAAGGGGAATCATATAAAGCAAATTTCTATGACACCTTATGGAATTACAATTCCATGGATGGACAGATATATGGTATTCCGATCGGATTTACAACACACACCTTGTTTTATAATAAGGATTTATTCCAGGAAGCAGGAATTTCTGAGCCAACCAATGATTGGACCTGGGATGATTTGCAGCAGGCGGCAAAGACCATATCAGAAAAAACCTCTGCAAAAGGCTTTGCATTCCCGATGAAGCCGGATCCATATGATTTTGAAATGTATTTATGGAGCAATGGAGCAGCATATTGTGACAAAGAAGGAAACCTGGAGGGAAATATTAATTCCAAAGAATCAGAGGAAGTATTTCAGATGTTCCAGGATATGGAGAAAGAAGGGTATGCAGTTGCCACGGAAAAAAGCGGGACTGATGAATTCCGTTCCGGCGCTGTAGCAATGTATGTTTATGGTGCGTGGTCAATTAATTCCCTGAAAGAAGACGGGTTAAATTATGGCGTGGTTGCGATTCCTGCCTTTGCCAATGCAGGGAAGGACTCTGTCAGTATATTAAGTTCTTCCGGTATTTCCATTTCCAAAGACAGCAAGAATAAAGAAGCTGCTTGGGAGTTTGTGAAATTCTGGACAAATGAAGAATCCAATAAAGCACGTATTGGTTTGGAATTACCGGTATTAAGCAGTGTTGTAGAGTCTGAAAAGATTATGGATCAGCCGGAGTATGCGCCATTTTACTTAATGCTTGAACAAAGCACCGGTTATACTTCTGCAAGCTTTATTATTAAAGAATGGTCTGAATTATCAGAAAAGCTGTCCCTGTCCTTTGAAGAAGTATTTAATCCAAGCTCTCTTCAGAGCGTGCCGGATGTATTGAACAGTGCAGCACAGAAGTAA
- a CDS encoding GNAT family N-acetyltransferase codes for METITLKKLCDYPEFLEEAAFWFSQKWGIPVETYRESMGQSINQKTGIPQWYLVLNEKQEMIAGAGIIENDFHDRKDLSPNLCALYVKENYRGLGIAKYLLDFSRKELGNMGFEKIYLITDYTEFYEKCGWDFLTMVNGDDGSSERMYAASTLI; via the coding sequence TTGGAAACCATAACATTGAAGAAATTATGTGACTATCCTGAATTTTTAGAAGAAGCAGCTTTCTGGTTTTCTCAAAAGTGGGGCATTCCTGTTGAGACTTACAGGGAAAGCATGGGGCAGTCCATCAATCAAAAAACAGGAATCCCCCAATGGTATCTTGTTTTAAATGAAAAGCAGGAAATGATAGCCGGGGCAGGAATTATAGAAAACGACTTCCATGACCGGAAAGACTTAAGCCCAAATTTATGCGCTTTGTATGTAAAAGAAAATTATCGCGGACTGGGCATTGCTAAGTACCTTTTAGATTTTTCCAGAAAAGAGCTAGGCAATATGGGATTTGAAAAGATATATTTAATAACAGATTATACAGAATTTTATGAAAAGTGCGGTTGGGACTTCCTTACAATGGTAAATGGAGATGATGGCAGCTCTGAACGAATGTATGCTGCTTCCACATTAATATAA
- a CDS encoding DUF6612 family protein encodes MKKCLMLFLALATTLSLAACKGEKDPKVLYDEASKKTSELASMDVISAINMQMTQGEETTDIKMNLDMKMADINTEKMRYLAQGTTSLMGQDLDMLMYYENGYYYMDSMGQKVKYAMDLDAMMEQIKQSTEGASVDSSYLKEITAKKDGENQVLTFTVDAEKMDSYVKDMLVQLGTNMEGVSYSIKEASGEATVNKEGYFTSSKIKMSFEMTAEGETIAMVMDTDSTYNNPGQTVEVTAPDLEGYTEIDASALEN; translated from the coding sequence ATGAAAAAATGTTTAATGCTTTTCCTTGCTTTGGCCACGACCCTGTCATTGGCTGCCTGCAAGGGAGAAAAGGATCCCAAGGTGCTCTATGATGAGGCTTCGAAAAAAACATCGGAGCTGGCCTCTATGGATGTGATCTCTGCGATCAATATGCAGATGACCCAGGGGGAGGAAACCACGGATATCAAGATGAACCTGGATATGAAGATGGCGGACATAAACACAGAGAAGATGAGATACCTTGCACAGGGGACTACTTCCCTTATGGGCCAGGATCTGGATATGCTCATGTATTATGAGAATGGGTATTATTATATGGATTCCATGGGCCAGAAGGTTAAATACGCCATGGATTTAGATGCCATGATGGAACAGATAAAGCAGAGCACAGAAGGTGCAAGTGTAGATTCTTCTTATCTGAAGGAGATCACGGCAAAGAAGGATGGAGAGAACCAGGTTCTTACCTTTACCGTTGATGCTGAAAAGATGGACTCCTATGTAAAGGATATGCTGGTTCAGTTAGGAACCAATATGGAAGGGGTTAGCTACTCCATCAAGGAGGCCAGCGGAGAGGCGACAGTCAATAAGGAAGGATATTTTACCAGCTCAAAGATCAAGATGTCCTTTGAAATGACCGCTGAGGGCGAGACCATAGCTATGGTTATGGATACGGATTCCACCTATAACAATCCTGGTCAGACCGTTGAAGTCACGGCTCCGGATCTGGAGGGATATACGGAAATCGATGCCAGCGCGCTGGAGAATTAG
- a CDS encoding glucose-6-phosphate isomerase: MGNISFDYSRAAGFVSAEEMENMKATVMCAKNVLMDKSGAGNDFLGWIDLPVDYDKEEFQRIKTAAEKIQNDSDVLLVIGIGGSYLGARAAIEFLSHSFYNVLPKGKRKTPEIYFVGNSISSKYIHDLKDVLEGKDFSVNIISKSGTTTEPAIAFRVFKDMLIEKYGREEANKRIYATTDKARGALKNLADEEGYESFVVPDDVGGRFSVLTAVGLLPIAVSGADIDKLMEGAEAARKETLEAPYESNGALQYAAVRNILLRKGKTVEIVANYEPSLHYVSEWWKQLFGESEGKDQRGIFPAAVDLTTDLHSMGQFIQDGSRIMFETVLEMEESPGSILLKEEEVDTDGMNYLAGKSVDFVNKSAMNGTILAHTDGNVPNLMVKIPKQDEYSLGQLFYFFEYACGISGYILGVNPFNQPGVESYKKNMFALLGKPGYEKEREELLKRL, translated from the coding sequence ATGGGAAATATAAGTTTTGATTATTCCAGGGCAGCAGGATTTGTATCAGCAGAGGAAATGGAGAATATGAAGGCCACAGTTATGTGTGCAAAGAATGTGCTGATGGACAAATCCGGTGCAGGCAATGATTTCTTGGGTTGGATTGACCTTCCGGTGGATTATGATAAGGAAGAGTTCCAGAGAATAAAGACGGCAGCAGAGAAGATTCAAAATGATTCTGATGTTCTGCTTGTCATCGGTATCGGTGGTTCCTATCTTGGAGCCAGGGCAGCCATAGAATTTTTATCCCACAGCTTTTACAATGTATTGCCAAAAGGAAAACGTAAAACTCCGGAGATTTATTTCGTTGGAAACAGCATCAGCAGCAAATACATCCATGACTTAAAGGATGTGCTGGAAGGAAAGGATTTCTCCGTTAATATTATATCAAAGTCCGGTACGACCACAGAGCCGGCAATCGCTTTCCGGGTATTTAAGGATATGCTGATTGAGAAATATGGCCGTGAGGAGGCAAATAAAAGGATTTATGCCACCACGGATAAGGCAAGGGGCGCACTGAAGAATCTGGCTGATGAGGAAGGCTATGAATCCTTTGTGGTTCCGGATGACGTAGGAGGACGTTTCTCAGTGCTTACAGCAGTCGGCCTTCTTCCGATTGCAGTGTCCGGCGCTGATATTGATAAATTAATGGAAGGGGCGGAGGCGGCCAGGAAGGAAACCCTGGAAGCGCCCTATGAGTCAAACGGCGCCCTTCAGTATGCGGCCGTGCGCAATATCCTGCTTCGTAAAGGAAAGACAGTGGAGATCGTGGCAAATTATGAGCCAAGCCTTCATTATGTTTCCGAGTGGTGGAAGCAGTTGTTTGGAGAGAGTGAAGGAAAAGATCAAAGAGGGATCTTTCCTGCCGCAGTGGATTTGACCACAGACTTACACTCTATGGGACAGTTTATTCAGGATGGGTCCAGAATTATGTTCGAAACCGTACTGGAGATGGAAGAATCTCCCGGGTCGATCCTTCTTAAGGAAGAAGAGGTCGATACCGACGGTATGAACTATCTTGCAGGCAAGAGTGTTGATTTTGTAAATAAGAGTGCTATGAACGGAACCATTCTGGCTCATACTGACGGGAACGTGCCTAACCTGATGGTTAAGATTCCTAAACAGGATGAGTACAGCCTGGGACAGCTTTTCTACTTCTTTGAATATGCATGCGGTATCAGCGGATATATTTTGGGCGTAAATCCGTTTAACCAGCCGGGAGTGGAAAGCTATAAGAAGAATATGTTCGCGCTCCTCGGAAAACCGGGATATGAGAAGGAGAGAGAGGAGCTCTTAAAGAGATTATAG
- a CDS encoding 5'-methylthioadenosine/adenosylhomocysteine nucleosidase: MLGIIGAMDVEVAEVKKAMEKVTVETIAAMDFYRGFLKGREAVVVRSGIGKVNAAICTQILADHYHVTAVINTGIAGSLKNEINIGDVVLSTDTVHHDMDATGFGYPAGQIPQMKEFAFQADERLRNLAEECCREVNPEIGVFTGRVVSGDQFISDRVKKQWISQTFGGYCTEMEGAAIAQAAYLNHIPFLIIRAISDKADDSANMDYSEFEAKAVKHSVNLILAIAERHSY; the protein is encoded by the coding sequence ATGTTAGGAATCATCGGAGCCATGGATGTAGAGGTGGCAGAAGTAAAAAAGGCCATGGAGAAGGTTACGGTAGAAACCATAGCTGCAATGGACTTTTATAGAGGATTTTTAAAAGGAAGAGAAGCGGTGGTGGTCCGTTCCGGAATCGGTAAGGTAAATGCAGCAATCTGCACCCAGATTCTGGCAGACCATTACCATGTGACCGCAGTCATCAATACCGGAATTGCCGGTTCTTTAAAGAATGAGATCAACATCGGGGATGTGGTGCTTTCCACAGATACGGTACATCACGATATGGATGCCACCGGCTTTGGATATCCTGCGGGACAGATCCCCCAGATGAAGGAATTTGCATTCCAGGCCGATGAAAGGCTTCGGAATCTGGCTGAAGAATGCTGCAGAGAGGTTAATCCTGAAATCGGAGTTTTTACCGGAAGGGTGGTTTCAGGGGACCAGTTTATTTCTGATAGGGTTAAAAAACAGTGGATATCCCAGACTTTCGGCGGATACTGCACGGAGATGGAAGGGGCTGCCATCGCACAGGCGGCATACTTAAACCACATCCCTTTTCTCATCATAAGAGCTATCTCAGATAAGGCGGATGACAGCGCAAACATGGACTACAGCGAGTTTGAGGCGAAGGCGGTCAAGCATTCTGTAAACCTTATTTTAGCCATAGCTGAACGGCATTCATATTAG
- a CDS encoding TIGR03905 family TSCPD domain-containing protein, protein MKYKTHGVCSQEIDFEVEDNKLVQVQFVGGCSGNTQGVSRLVEGMDVDEAIKRLEGIQCGFRPTSCPDQLAQALKHYKETLS, encoded by the coding sequence TTGAAATATAAAACACACGGCGTCTGTTCACAGGAAATTGATTTTGAAGTAGAGGATAACAAACTGGTTCAGGTTCAGTTTGTAGGCGGCTGCTCCGGCAACACCCAGGGCGTGTCCCGTTTGGTGGAAGGCATGGATGTAGATGAAGCCATCAAAAGACTGGAAGGAATCCAGTGCGGATTCAGACCCACTTCCTGTCCGGATCAGCTGGCACAAGCATTAAAACATTATAAAGAAACTCTGTCCTAA
- a CDS encoding GntR family transcriptional regulator: MTEKSKEPKPRRIQKTDLKTQVEVELLHFIKQMDLSMNNKLPREEELSRMLGVSRITLRSVLDDLSAKGMIFRRHGRGTFINNSFFEMKASFNPVMHFVDMITNSGYKPRIEMIHHDIIKADRDVANHLEMAEGGLVLVCDKIFYADTQICAVTRDYIPFSYLNGVDMAELDNFVDSVFYFMYKATGKKLEWDKVELNAVYSKDVELLNGLLERFGIPPKAFLLLKGMNYDEDGTAAVYAWEYVDTTILKYSQIRKRLLHYEEI, encoded by the coding sequence ATGACAGAAAAAAGCAAGGAACCAAAACCGCGGCGTATTCAAAAAACAGATTTAAAAACACAGGTGGAAGTGGAACTGCTGCATTTTATCAAACAGATGGATCTCTCGATGAATAACAAACTGCCAAGAGAAGAAGAACTGTCCAGAATGCTGGGAGTCAGCCGCATCACACTGCGAAGCGTCCTCGACGATCTGTCTGCAAAGGGAATGATATTCCGCAGGCATGGAAGAGGAACTTTTATTAATAACAGCTTTTTTGAAATGAAAGCCAGCTTTAATCCTGTCATGCATTTTGTGGACATGATAACCAACAGCGGCTATAAACCCAGAATAGAGATGATTCACCACGACATCATCAAGGCGGACAGGGATGTGGCAAACCACCTTGAAATGGCGGAAGGCGGCCTGGTTCTTGTCTGTGACAAGATATTTTATGCTGATACGCAGATATGCGCTGTCACAAGGGATTACATCCCATTCTCCTATCTTAACGGAGTGGATATGGCGGAGCTGGACAACTTCGTTGATTCCGTATTTTACTTTATGTACAAGGCCACCGGGAAAAAGCTGGAATGGGATAAGGTAGAACTGAATGCAGTATACAGTAAGGATGTGGAACTGTTAAACGGACTTCTGGAACGCTTTGGCATTCCGCCAAAAGCATTTCTCCTTCTGAAAGGCATGAATTATGACGAGGATGGTACTGCTGCCGTATATGCCTGGGAGTATGTAGACACCACTATATTAAAATATAGTCAAATACGTAAGAGGCTTCTGCACTATGAAGAAATTTAA
- a CDS encoding metal-sensing transcriptional repressor — MRQCMDADNLHRRLNKIMGQIKAIDKMIDEDISCEDILIQVNAAKGALHKVGQVILEGHLNHCVREGIEHGDADKTIAEFAKAIEHFSRMS, encoded by the coding sequence ATGCGCCAGTGTATGGATGCAGATAATCTGCATCGTCGGTTGAATAAAATCATGGGTCAAATCAAGGCGATTGATAAAATGATAGACGAAGACATTTCATGTGAGGATATACTTATTCAGGTCAATGCAGCTAAAGGCGCTTTGCATAAAGTTGGACAAGTAATTCTGGAAGGACACTTAAATCATTGTGTAAGAGAAGGAATCGAACACGGGGACGCCGATAAAACGATAGCAGAATTTGCAAAGGCTATAGAGCACTTTTCACGTATGAGCTAA
- a CDS encoding cation-translocating P-type ATPase — MLTFFKDSEKRTILFLCLSAISLTISFFDIGSLPVNAAWVAILLCGIPIVKGAVAGLVTELDIKADVLVSIALIASVMISEIFAAGEVAFIMTIGSFLEERTVAKARAGIEKLVHLTPATARVLLNGEEITIPAQQVKVDDTLRVLAGETVPVDGIIIKGQTSVDQSVMTGESLPVDKREGDEVKSGTVNQFGTFDMQAQKVGGDSSLQRMIHLVESADAGKARIVGIADRWATWIVVIALAAAAITWLVTGEIIRSVTILVVFCPCALVLATPAAIMAGIGNATKYGILVSQGDALERLAKVKRIAFDKTGTLTYGKPSVVKIQSCSAVMTDEQLFQVAAASELRSEHPLGKAIVASYKETYRKLPADPDSFQLLAGRGVSAMINGHPFFSGNEALVKDNGLTIPDRLLESGEYLKSEGSTIIYIMDQENVLGLIGLSDTIRPDAAKVVKEIAFTGVNTVLLTGDSPQAANHMAKTAGISDIQSGCLPEDKLNAIRRYQENGELVCMVGDGINDAPALKAAQVGIAMGSIGSDIAIEAADIALVGDDIREIPHLLMLSKKTMHTINMNLAASMILNFAAIALAITGILSPVVGALVHNVGSVAVIINSSLLLKWREKK, encoded by the coding sequence TTGTTGACATTTTTTAAAGATAGCGAAAAGAGGACAATACTGTTTCTCTGCCTTTCGGCTATTTCATTAACTATCAGTTTCTTTGACATTGGATCGTTGCCTGTTAATGCGGCATGGGTTGCCATCCTGCTTTGCGGCATTCCAATCGTAAAGGGCGCAGTTGCCGGGCTTGTTACAGAGCTTGATATTAAGGCAGATGTATTGGTGTCCATTGCCCTCATTGCTTCAGTTATGATTAGTGAAATATTTGCGGCTGGCGAGGTTGCCTTTATTATGACAATTGGCTCGTTTCTGGAAGAACGGACTGTTGCCAAGGCTCGGGCAGGAATTGAAAAGCTGGTGCATTTAACACCTGCTACGGCAAGGGTTCTTCTGAATGGCGAAGAAATCACCATTCCGGCCCAGCAGGTCAAGGTTGACGATACCCTTCGCGTATTGGCAGGCGAAACAGTTCCTGTGGATGGAATCATTATTAAAGGACAAACTTCCGTTGACCAATCCGTAATGACAGGAGAATCGCTCCCTGTTGACAAAAGGGAAGGCGATGAGGTAAAGAGTGGAACCGTCAATCAGTTTGGAACCTTTGACATGCAGGCGCAAAAGGTTGGTGGGGATAGCTCACTGCAACGCATGATTCACCTTGTAGAATCAGCGGACGCTGGAAAAGCCAGAATTGTTGGAATAGCAGACCGATGGGCTACATGGATTGTGGTTATCGCCCTTGCTGCCGCCGCAATTACATGGCTTGTAACAGGCGAGATTATTCGCAGTGTTACCATTTTAGTCGTATTTTGCCCTTGTGCGTTGGTGCTGGCCACACCCGCCGCAATCATGGCAGGTATTGGCAATGCTACAAAATACGGGATTCTTGTCAGTCAGGGAGACGCGCTGGAAAGATTGGCAAAAGTAAAGCGTATCGCCTTTGACAAAACAGGTACGCTTACATATGGTAAGCCATCTGTAGTAAAGATTCAAAGCTGTTCTGCTGTGATGACCGATGAACAATTATTCCAAGTTGCCGCAGCTTCGGAGTTAAGGTCCGAGCATCCACTTGGAAAGGCGATTGTGGCAAGCTATAAAGAAACATACAGGAAGCTGCCGGCTGATCCAGATTCATTTCAGCTTTTGGCGGGGCGGGGGGTGTCTGCTATGATAAATGGGCATCCGTTTTTTTCCGGAAATGAAGCCCTTGTTAAGGACAATGGTCTCACTATTCCTGACCGTTTGCTGGAAAGTGGGGAATACCTCAAATCTGAGGGAAGCACCATTATCTATATTATGGATCAAGAGAATGTATTGGGCCTGATTGGGCTCTCTGATACGATTCGTCCCGATGCCGCCAAGGTCGTAAAAGAAATAGCATTCACTGGCGTAAACACCGTTTTGCTTACAGGTGATTCACCACAAGCAGCTAATCACATGGCAAAAACCGCTGGAATCAGTGACATACAATCCGGTTGCCTGCCAGAAGACAAGCTGAACGCAATCAGGCGGTATCAGGAAAACGGGGAGCTTGTCTGCATGGTTGGCGACGGTATCAATGATGCACCCGCATTAAAGGCTGCCCAGGTAGGGATCGCAATGGGAAGCATAGGAAGCGATATTGCAATCGAAGCGGCGGATATTGCCCTTGTCGGTGATGATATACGGGAAATCCCACACCTGCTGATGCTATCTAAAAAGACAATGCATACCATTAACATGAATCTTGCGGCATCCATGATACTCAACTTTGCCGCAATCGCGCTGGCAATTACCGGAATACTAAGTCCCGTAGTAGGCGCTCTTGTTCATAATGTAGGTTCGGTTGCAGTTATTATCAATTCATCTTTACTTTTAAAATGGAGGGAAAAAAAGTGA